The window GGGAGCACTCCATCAGTCCTcggtttctccatctgtaaaaagCAGTCCTGGTGAGAAGAAGACCCGCTAGGCATCCAGATCGAAGTCATCGCGCTCCTCATTGTACTCCATCACATGTCGCTTGATCTTGGATGAGTCGACCCAGGTGACAAAGTCCTCCATGCTGCGAGTGACAAGGAAGGCGGGATCGGTAACCACGTCTGGGCCCACGCGTACGTGGCCCTGCTCCACAAAGGCCACCGCAGCCTGGAGGTGCTGCGCCATGCGCAGCTTGAGGAGCACGGTGGGCAGGCGACGGCGGCAGAAGGACGAAGCCGTGACGAAGTCGCAGAGCTCGAGCGAACCGCGCGTGGGCACCAAGCCCAGCGCGTACAGCTTGTCCAGGAGCGCGGCCGTAGCGCGCACGCGGAACGGGTCGCGTTCAGGGAGGTCGCGCAGGCGCCGCGCCAGCTCGCGCACCGCCCGGCTCAGCTGGTTGTAGCGCGTGTACTCCTCGCGCCGCTGTAGACGGTAACGCCGCAGCACGCGCACCTCGTGCAGGTTGTGGTCGGTGACCTCCCAGTTTAAGAAGTCCACCTGCTTCAGCAGCTTCTGCTCGTGGAATTTAAGCTTCCGCACCATGATGGCGGCAGTAAAAGCGGCGGGACTCTAAATTGAAACAGCCCTTAGAAGCCCGAGCGACTTCCGCCTCGGCGCGCGAAGACCCGGCCGCCTTGGGAGCTCTTGGCCAATGAAAGAAAGGCTCAAAGCCACACCCCGTGTTCCTATTGGTCAGAACGTGAACACGCCTCCATCCGGTGGCTCGCGGTTCCTTCCTACTTCCGGTTCACAGAGGGATGGTGGGGAAGAAGCTCTGCCCACCGGAGGTGGAGGGTGTCGGTCCCGAGGCGGCTCATCGCGTTTTCAGCCTTTTCTAGTGTAGTAACCGTTTGAGATTACTCAGAAGTCTGCCTTGGGGCACTCGAGAGATGAAGTTGTCAGTTCCGGGAAAGAGGGAGTGACTGCCGGCTCATGTCATTGGGTTTACTGTTATGTGACCTAGCACTCTGGGGGCGCTGCTTGGAGCCTGGCTCCTTTGGGGCGACCGTGTGGTCCCGCCGCCCGCCAGCGTCAGGTCCTTCACCGGGCGGACAGAGCCAAGCGGGTCTGGGCGGCACCGAATCGAAAGCTGTTTCCTAGACGCATAAAAATCAGGACCTATTGGGGAGCCGCCTGgatattgtttttgttctttcctttggcgggcggtgctggggtttgaactcaggaccttgcgctTGTTAggcaatcacttgagccacgccaccagttCTAAATTTTTTTGTTAACAAAAGTGGCAGGTGACTCTTGACGCCCTGCGAATTTGAGAAAcctggactatgagcacaaggTAAAGTGCGTTCAAACGAATTAACCTGATAGGTTAAtcctgatggttttttttttgttgttgttgttttttggtggcactggggtttgaactcagggcctcacgcttgctaggcaggcactctaccgcttgagccactccaccagcccaaattttTGAATTAAATTTAAGTTTTGGTAAATTAGATCTGTAAGTTACATCTGAGTGTGGCTCTTGCTCAGGCCTTTGACGCCACCTAGCTTGTTGGctgatcattttattttgtatgttttcattgTCTTAAATAGTATTtgatatctcaaaaatacatatGTAGCATGTAAGTTATGTATAATGAATATTCATGAAGTAAGCATCTACATCTATCCCAGCCACTCCCTCTCCCCAGAGATAAAGATATCTCCTCctaaattttgtttattattttttttaaaagaaatagtttattattatacatgcatttattatttattatacatgCATTTACTATTATTCAAGTATATCCCTAGATATACTGTAGACacagagcctcctgcttgctaggcaggcactttaccacttgagccactccaccagacctgctTTATGTTgaatttctttcaagatagggtcttaagaactatttgcctgggctggcctggagccatgatcctcctgatctctgcctcccaagtagctaggattacaagtgtgagccaccagtgcttaaGGGTGATAAAGAGTTAAGCCCATGGATATCCCagggaagaacatttcaggaAGAGCAAATAGTGCAAGTACCTTAAGATAGGAATATGCCTGACAAGCCAGAACAGGAGTGAGAAAGCTGCCTTGGCTGGAACAGCTGAACAAGGAAGAGATTAAAGGGGATTGGTTAATACAGAGGTCCTTGTAAGGACCTTGTAGAGTTGTGAGCAGAGGACTGAACCTAACATGTTTTTAAAGGTTGCTCTGATTGGTGTGTTGAGAACAGATTATAGAGAGGCTGGGATCCAGGTGAGAAAGAAGGTGGCTGGGACCAGGAGACTAGCAGCAGCAAGATGCTGGTGAAAGCCTGggaccagtagctcatgcctgtaatcctagctactcaggaggcagagatcacgaggatcgcagttcaaagccagcctgggcagagttcatgagaccctcagaaaaaaaattacaaaaaaatggctggtggagtagctcaaggtgtaggccctgagttcaaaccccagtactgaaaaaaaaaaaagatgctagaGAAAAGAGGAATCTGGATGACGATGACGAGAAGAGTCAAAGATGATTCGTTTCTCCTCAGCAACTGTGAAGAGTATATTCACCAGCACCTGGGATGGCGAAGGATGCAAGTGGAGAACAGACTGGGGCGGGATAGATCAGGAAATCCATTTTAGCcagggtgctggaggctcacacctataatcctagctactcaagaggcaaagatcagggaggatcaaagttcaaggccagaccagagaaatagtttgagagaccctatctcaaaaatatctaacacaaatagggctggtggagtagcacaAATGCCTTCCTgccaggcatgaggccctgagttcaaaccccaatagcacgaaaaaaaaaaaaaaatatatatatatatatatatattgtgttttGGATATGTTGGATTGGAGATGTCTGTCAAAAGTCCAAGGGGAgccaggcgcctgtggctcacgcctgtaatcacagctactcaggaggcagagatcaggaggatcacagtttgaagccagcctaagcaagtagttccagagaccctatcttgaaaaaacttcacaaaaaaggtctggtggagtggctcaaggtgtaggacctgagttcaagccccagtattgaaaaaaaaaaaaccaacaacaatacaaaaaaaaggctggctgagtggctcaagcggtagagccaagcatgaggccctaagttcaaaccctagtaccaccgaaaaaaaagaaaaaggttggtggagtgaatgcctgtctagcaaggaaaaaaggaaaggaatttgaGGCAGTAGTTATTTTGTGCTTATTTAAAGAGATTTTACTGCAAAGAGGATCAGAGAAATGCAGCAGGAGCTGGTGCGGGAAATGGaatccaggcttttttttttttttttttttttgtggcactagggtttgaactcagagcctcgtgcttgctaggcaagcagctctaccacttgagccatgcccccagcccttttatgctttagttatttttcaggtagggtctcacattttttgcctggggctggcctcagatctatgcctcccacatagctgggattacaggagcgcgccaccacacctgccctggagaaaatatttttaaacctatGGTCTCCATTCTAAGTCTAGTCTACCTCCAAAAACCCTCCCAGATTTACTTCTCCCTCACCCATTTCACCTATCCTGCTGCAGGCTCTCACTATGGATGCCTGCATTGCTACAGTAATAGCCCAGTGTGTCCTCCATGTTGCCACTAGTGGGTCAGCCTGTCTGATTTCTAAGTAATGACAATGATGATCCATTGGATGCCTGGCTTGGGATGGGTGCTGTTTCCTGTGTGTGAATCAGGGTCCCAGCAGGAAGGAGGGAACATTTTCCAATTAGAATAAATTGAAAAGACTTTCCAAAGCAACGGGCAGAGGATAGGGAAACCACAAGTTAGtgcagtttttttgtttcttttttttttttttttttttgtggtactgaggtttgaactcaggcctacaccttgagtcactccaccagccctttttttatgttggtttttt of the Castor canadensis chromosome 19, mCasCan1.hap1v2, whole genome shotgun sequence genome contains:
- the Imp3 gene encoding U3 small nucleolar ribonucleoprotein protein IMP3; this translates as MVRKLKFHEQKLLKQVDFLNWEVTDHNLHEVRVLRRYRLQRREEYTRYNQLSRAVRELARRLRDLPERDPFRVRATAALLDKLYALGLVPTRGSLELCDFVTASSFCRRRLPTVLLKLRMAQHLQAAVAFVEQGHVRVGPDVVTDPAFLVTRSMEDFVTWVDSSKIKRHVMEYNEERDDFDLDA